A genome region from Phaenicophaeus curvirostris isolate KB17595 chromosome 10, BPBGC_Pcur_1.0, whole genome shotgun sequence includes the following:
- the ECT2 gene encoding protein ECT2 isoform X2, with protein sequence MADNSVLVSETGRSLLADSSVLDSKSIETSKENVFPVSVLDIEEEMPQVETRVALVQEAGKCEELLKALETIKIMEVPVIKIKESSPGKSEEKLIKSIVHMEIKVPYITIDTIEELGDFDSPEFETVFVISDFQDSVFKNLCKSDCRVIGPPVLLHCARKGEPLPFSCRPLYCASMLNLVLCFTGFRKKEELVELVTLVHHMGGVIRRDFSSKVTHLVANSTHGDKFRIAVSLGTPILKAEWIYKAWEKRNEIDFCAADDDFRNQFKVLPFQDCMLSFLGFSDDEKANMEEMTEMQGGHYLPVGDERCTHLVVEESTVKDLPFEPLKKLYVVKQEWFWGSIQMDARAGESMYLFEKSESPGLKKSVSLLSLSTPNSNRKRRRLKETLAQLTRETDMSPFPPRKRPSAEHSLSIGSLLDISNTPESSTTNGETSKSCGKPSKNSTPLPLKQSARWQVAKELYQTESNYVDILTTIIQLFQVPLEKEGQLGGPILAQEEIKTIFGSIPDILDVHTKIKEDLEELMINWTESKSIGDIFLKYSKDLLKTYPPFVNFFEMSKETITRCEKQKPRFHAFLKINQAKPECGRQSLAELLIRPVQRLPSVALLLNDIKKHTAEENPDKIILERAIESLKEVMTHINEDKRKTEAQRQFFDVVYEVDGCPANLLSSHRSLVQRLETIALGDDLCDRGEQVTLFLFNDCLEIARKRHKVIGAFKSPHGHTRPPASLKHVVLMPLSQIRKVLDIRETEDCHKAFALVVRPPTELDNKLLSFQMTSEEPPKDDWLKMLCRHVANTICKADAENLIYTADPDSVEVNTKDMDSTLSRASRAIKKTSKKVTRAFSFSKTPKRALRRALMSHSATEGRSSISANDSCIGSRLTSTSSLAGIPSPSLVSLPLAFEKRSHTLSRSTTHLI encoded by the exons ATGGCTGACAACAGCGTCCTGGTGTCTGAAACTGGGAGGAGCCTCCTGGCTGATTCTTCTGTTCTTGATTCAAAAAGTATTGAAACCTCTAAGGAGAATGTATTTCCTGTATCTGTTTTGGACATTGAAG aagaaatgccTCAAGTAGAAACAAGAGTGGCTTTGGTTCAGGAAGCAGGGAAATGTGAGGAGCTTCTGAAGGCCTTGGAG ACCATTAAGATAATGGAAGTACCAGTTATAAAGATAAAGGAATCTAGTCCTGgtaaatcagaagaaaaactaataaaaagtATTGTTCATATG gaaattaAAGTGCCTTACATAACGATAGACACGATAGAAGAACTTGGAGATTTCGATTCCCCAGAATTTGAGACTGTCTTTGTTATATCCGACTTCCAagattctgtttttaaaaacctcTGCAAATCAGATTGCCGTGTCATTGGACCTCCAGTATTGCTGCACTGTGCGCGAAAAGGAGAG CCTTTACCTTTCTCCTGTCGCCCACTGTACTGTGCAAGTATGTTGAACTTGGTACTGTGTTTTACGGgattcagaaagaaagaggaattg GTTGAGCTAGTGACCTTGGTTCATCATATGGGTGGAGTTATTCGAAGGGACTTTAGCTCAAAAGTCACACATCTGGTGGCTAACTCAACACATGGAGACAAATTCAGA ATTGCTGTTAGCCTTGGTACTCCTATCCTGAAAGCAGAGTGGATTTATAAGGCTTGggagaaaaggaatgaaat tgATTTCTGTGCAGCTGATGATGACTTTAGAAATCAGTTCAAGGTTCTTCCCTTCCAGGATTGCATGTTAAGTTTCCTTGGATTCTCTGATGATGAGAAAGCTAACATGGAAGAAATGACAGAAATGCAAG GAGGACATTATTTACCAGTTGGTGATGAAAGGTGTACACACTTAGTGGTTGAAGAAAGTACTGTAAAAGATCTTCCATTTGagcctttaaaaaaactttATGTTGTAAAGCAAGAG tggTTCTGGGGAAGCATTCAAATGGATGCCAGAGCTGGAGAGTCTATGTATTTATTTGAGAAG tcGGAGTCTCCTGGCCTCAAGAAATCTGTGTCACTCCTTTCTCTGAGTACTCCAAACAGCAATCGCAAAAGGCGCCGTTTGAAAGAGACTCTTGCACAACTGACCAGAGAAACGGACATGTCGCCATTCCCTCCTCGGAAACGCCCATCAGCTGAACATTCACTTTCTATTGGGTCCTTGCTGGATATTTCTAACACTCCTGAGTCGAGCACTACCAATGGAG AAACATCAAAATCCTGTGGAAAGCCTTCCAAAAACTCAACTCCTCTTCCACTAAAGCAGTCTGCAAGATGGCAGGTTGCAAAGGAATTGTATCAGACAGAAAGTAACTATGTTGATATTCTAACAACAATCATTCAG TTATTTCAAGTTCCGTTGGAGAAGGAAGGACAACTTGGAGGACCAATCCTTGCCCAGGAAGAGATTAAGACCATATTTGGCAGCATACCGGATATTCTCGATGTGCATACtaaaatcaag GAAGACCTGGAAGAGCTTATGATTAATTGGACTGAAAGCAAAAGTATTGGTGAtatctttcttaaatat TCAAAGGACTTGTTGAAAACATACCCTCCATTTGTGAATTTCTTCGAAATGAGCAAGGAAACTATTACTAGATGTGAAAAACAGAAGCCAAGGTTTCATGCCTTCCTAAAG atAAACCAAGCTAAACCTGAATGTGGCCGCCAAAGCCTAGCTGAACTTCTTATCCGTCCTGTTCAAAGGCTGCCTAGTGTTGCTCTACTACTAAATG atATTAAGAAGCATACAGCAGAAGAGAACCCAGATAAAATAATTCTAGAGAGAGCTATTGAATCATTAAAGGAAGTGATGAC ACATAtaaatgaagacaaaagaaaaacagaggcaCAAAGGCAGTTCTTTGACGTTGTCTATGAAGTTGATGGCTGTCCA GCCAATCTCTTGTCCTCTCACCGAAGCTTAGTTCAGCGTTTGGAAACCATAGCGCTTGGCGATGACCTCTGTGACAGAGGAGAACAGGTCACACTCTTTCTGTTCAATGATTGCCTAGAG ATTGCGAGGAAGCGGCATAAAGTTATCGGTGCTTTCAAGAGTCCACATGGCCACACAAGGCCTCCTGCATCTCTTAAGCATGTTGTTCTTATGCCTCTATCCCAGATCAGGAAAGTCCTGGACATCAGGGAGACAGAag ATTGCCATAAAGCTTTCGCTCTAGTTGTGCGACCACCTACAGAACTCGACAACAAGCTACTCAGTTTCCAGATGACAAGTGAAGAGCCTCCTAAAGACGACTGGTTGAAGATGTTGTGTCGGCATGTGGCTAACACTATTTGTAAAGCAGATGCA GAAAATCTCATTTATACTGCTGATCCTGATTCAGTTGAAGTAAATACTAAGGATATGGACAGTACTTTAAGCAGAGCCTCCAGGGcaataaagaaaacatctaAAAAG GTGACAagagcattttctttctcaaaaacaCCAAAGAGAGCTCTTCGAAGGGCTTTAATGTCACATAGTGCAACAGAAGGAAGAAGTTCCATTTCAGCTAATGACAGTTGTATAGGCAGCCGCCTGACTAGTACATCTTCATTAGCG GgtattccttctccttccttggTCAGTCTTCCCTTGGCCTTTGAAAAAAGGAGTCATACATTAAGTCGATCAACAACCCACTTGATATGA
- the ECT2 gene encoding protein ECT2 isoform X1, producing the protein MADNSVLVSETGRSLLADSSVLDSKSIETSKENVFPVSVLDIEEEMPQVETRVALVQEAGKCEELLKALETIKIMEVPVIKIKESSPGKSEEKLIKSIVHMEIKVPYITIDTIEELGDFDSPEFETVFVISDFQDSVFKNLCKSDCRVIGPPVLLHCARKGEPLPFSCRPLYCASMLNLVLCFTGFRKKEELVELVTLVHHMGGVIRRDFSSKVTHLVANSTHGDKFRIAVSLGTPILKAEWIYKAWEKRNEIDFCAADDDFRNQFKVLPFQDCMLSFLGFSDDEKANMEEMTEMQGGHYLPVGDERCTHLVVEESTVKDLPFEPLKKLYVVKQEWFWGSIQMDARAGESMYLFEKSESPGLKKSVSLLSLSTPNSNRKRRRLKETLAQLTRETDMSPFPPRKRPSAEHSLSIGSLLDISNTPESSTTNGETSKSCGKPSKNSTPLPLKQSARWQVAKELYQTESNYVDILTTIIQLFQVPLEKEGQLGGPILAQEEIKTIFGSIPDILDVHTKIKEDLEELMINWTESKSIGDIFLKYSKDLLKTYPPFVNFFEMSKETITRCEKQKPRFHAFLKINQAKPECGRQSLAELLIRPVQRLPSVALLLNDIKKHTAEENPDKIILERAIESLKEVMTHINEDKRKTEAQRQFFDVVYEVDGCPANLLSSHRSLVQRLETIALGDDLCDRGEQVTLFLFNDCLEIARKRHKVIGAFKSPHGHTRPPASLKHVVLMPLSQIRKVLDIRETEDCHKAFALVVRPPTELDNKLLSFQMTSEEPPKDDWLKMLCRHVANTICKADAENLIYTADPDSVEVNTKDMDSTLSRASRAIKKTSKKVTRAFSFSKTPKRALRRALMSHSATEGRSSISANDSCIGSRLTSTSSLANACSSSTCSLNGSVKCGVNVHRSNSVDWSLQNSKLRPVLCLGSPNIDLSSVVEEKMSSNLESLNGHALDRSSPMRITTTAYGDAGDNNQCGAEKSRMSHTNTHLT; encoded by the exons ATGGCTGACAACAGCGTCCTGGTGTCTGAAACTGGGAGGAGCCTCCTGGCTGATTCTTCTGTTCTTGATTCAAAAAGTATTGAAACCTCTAAGGAGAATGTATTTCCTGTATCTGTTTTGGACATTGAAG aagaaatgccTCAAGTAGAAACAAGAGTGGCTTTGGTTCAGGAAGCAGGGAAATGTGAGGAGCTTCTGAAGGCCTTGGAG ACCATTAAGATAATGGAAGTACCAGTTATAAAGATAAAGGAATCTAGTCCTGgtaaatcagaagaaaaactaataaaaagtATTGTTCATATG gaaattaAAGTGCCTTACATAACGATAGACACGATAGAAGAACTTGGAGATTTCGATTCCCCAGAATTTGAGACTGTCTTTGTTATATCCGACTTCCAagattctgtttttaaaaacctcTGCAAATCAGATTGCCGTGTCATTGGACCTCCAGTATTGCTGCACTGTGCGCGAAAAGGAGAG CCTTTACCTTTCTCCTGTCGCCCACTGTACTGTGCAAGTATGTTGAACTTGGTACTGTGTTTTACGGgattcagaaagaaagaggaattg GTTGAGCTAGTGACCTTGGTTCATCATATGGGTGGAGTTATTCGAAGGGACTTTAGCTCAAAAGTCACACATCTGGTGGCTAACTCAACACATGGAGACAAATTCAGA ATTGCTGTTAGCCTTGGTACTCCTATCCTGAAAGCAGAGTGGATTTATAAGGCTTGggagaaaaggaatgaaat tgATTTCTGTGCAGCTGATGATGACTTTAGAAATCAGTTCAAGGTTCTTCCCTTCCAGGATTGCATGTTAAGTTTCCTTGGATTCTCTGATGATGAGAAAGCTAACATGGAAGAAATGACAGAAATGCAAG GAGGACATTATTTACCAGTTGGTGATGAAAGGTGTACACACTTAGTGGTTGAAGAAAGTACTGTAAAAGATCTTCCATTTGagcctttaaaaaaactttATGTTGTAAAGCAAGAG tggTTCTGGGGAAGCATTCAAATGGATGCCAGAGCTGGAGAGTCTATGTATTTATTTGAGAAG tcGGAGTCTCCTGGCCTCAAGAAATCTGTGTCACTCCTTTCTCTGAGTACTCCAAACAGCAATCGCAAAAGGCGCCGTTTGAAAGAGACTCTTGCACAACTGACCAGAGAAACGGACATGTCGCCATTCCCTCCTCGGAAACGCCCATCAGCTGAACATTCACTTTCTATTGGGTCCTTGCTGGATATTTCTAACACTCCTGAGTCGAGCACTACCAATGGAG AAACATCAAAATCCTGTGGAAAGCCTTCCAAAAACTCAACTCCTCTTCCACTAAAGCAGTCTGCAAGATGGCAGGTTGCAAAGGAATTGTATCAGACAGAAAGTAACTATGTTGATATTCTAACAACAATCATTCAG TTATTTCAAGTTCCGTTGGAGAAGGAAGGACAACTTGGAGGACCAATCCTTGCCCAGGAAGAGATTAAGACCATATTTGGCAGCATACCGGATATTCTCGATGTGCATACtaaaatcaag GAAGACCTGGAAGAGCTTATGATTAATTGGACTGAAAGCAAAAGTATTGGTGAtatctttcttaaatat TCAAAGGACTTGTTGAAAACATACCCTCCATTTGTGAATTTCTTCGAAATGAGCAAGGAAACTATTACTAGATGTGAAAAACAGAAGCCAAGGTTTCATGCCTTCCTAAAG atAAACCAAGCTAAACCTGAATGTGGCCGCCAAAGCCTAGCTGAACTTCTTATCCGTCCTGTTCAAAGGCTGCCTAGTGTTGCTCTACTACTAAATG atATTAAGAAGCATACAGCAGAAGAGAACCCAGATAAAATAATTCTAGAGAGAGCTATTGAATCATTAAAGGAAGTGATGAC ACATAtaaatgaagacaaaagaaaaacagaggcaCAAAGGCAGTTCTTTGACGTTGTCTATGAAGTTGATGGCTGTCCA GCCAATCTCTTGTCCTCTCACCGAAGCTTAGTTCAGCGTTTGGAAACCATAGCGCTTGGCGATGACCTCTGTGACAGAGGAGAACAGGTCACACTCTTTCTGTTCAATGATTGCCTAGAG ATTGCGAGGAAGCGGCATAAAGTTATCGGTGCTTTCAAGAGTCCACATGGCCACACAAGGCCTCCTGCATCTCTTAAGCATGTTGTTCTTATGCCTCTATCCCAGATCAGGAAAGTCCTGGACATCAGGGAGACAGAag ATTGCCATAAAGCTTTCGCTCTAGTTGTGCGACCACCTACAGAACTCGACAACAAGCTACTCAGTTTCCAGATGACAAGTGAAGAGCCTCCTAAAGACGACTGGTTGAAGATGTTGTGTCGGCATGTGGCTAACACTATTTGTAAAGCAGATGCA GAAAATCTCATTTATACTGCTGATCCTGATTCAGTTGAAGTAAATACTAAGGATATGGACAGTACTTTAAGCAGAGCCTCCAGGGcaataaagaaaacatctaAAAAG GTGACAagagcattttctttctcaaaaacaCCAAAGAGAGCTCTTCGAAGGGCTTTAATGTCACATAGTGCAACAGAAGGAAGAAGTTCCATTTCAGCTAATGACAGTTGTATAGGCAGCCGCCTGACTAGTACATCTTCATTAGCG AATGCTTGTTCATCTTCTACATGCAGCCTAAATGGATCTGTCAAATGTGGTGTTAATGTTCATCGCTCCAATTCTGTTGATTGGAGCTTGCAAAATTCCAAGCTTCGACCTGTGCTGTGTCTTGGCTCTCCAAATATTGATCTTTCAAGTGTGGtagaagaaaaaatgtcttccaaCTTAGAAAGCTTAAATGGTCATGCCTTGGACAGGTCATCTCCTATGCGTATTACTACCACTGCTTATGGTGATGCTGGAGATAATAACCAGTGTGGTGCTGAAAAGTCCCGTATGTCACATACTAACACCCATCTTACATGA